CAAACCGTCTAAATCTTCCTTTTTGGCATGTAATAACTTAATTCGACGCTCTAAAGACTCCGTAAACGAAATATCGCCATCTATTCCTAAATTGGTGATTTTCTGTATTTCTTTAATAACCTCGTCTTTGTTAGATCTTCCCTCTAAAGTCATTTCAGCAAGAACATCTAATGCTTCTACCCTAGTCAACGTACTATCGAAATCAAAAACGTATTTTCTACTAACTTCTACCATTATTCTCTTTTGGTTGGATAAGAATTTTTGTTATTAAAATAAGAAGCAAAAGTAAAAATTTAATTTATCCTGATAAATGATATCCTGTAAATAAAACAAAAAGGTTATGTTATGGTGCAAATTGACAAAATGATCATCTTTTAATCTAAAAATTGAAGAACTGATAATGAGAAGCCTTCAGTCTTATACGTGCTATTATGATCCCCAGGTACTCTTTTTAAACTGCCACTTTTAAATATTTTACTTAATTCTTCTGCATTTCCGTTATCATTATCCTCATCACCACAAATTACTAATACGTTTATATCTATTTTATTTAATTCGCTTACCGAAGTTACAGGTTGAAATTTTTGCTGCAAATGTAATGAGCGTAAATCTGCTTTAATAGATTTTGCATAGTCTACCGCACCTTTGGTTATCTCATTTATATCGCCATCAAAGGCTTTTGCGAACATGATTCTTCTATCCCAATCGGCATTTGTAAAATCTATACCCATACCACCTAAAACCGCTTTCTCTATACTATCGTCTTCTGTCAGTAATTTTGCCAAAACAATACTTCCTCTTGAATAACCTACAGCTTTATACTTGTCTACATCTAAGTGATTCATTAATAATACCACATCTTTTACTTCGGCATTACCTTGATACGCTTCTTCATTTTGAGGTTTATCTGAATCTCCATTACCGCGTAAATCAGGAATGATCACGCGATAGCCAGCATTTAACAAATCTTTCTTTAAAGCCGTTTTATCCCAAGACTTTCTAGAATTTATAAATCCGTGTAACAATAGTACCACCTCACCACTACCCTCATCTGTATAAGCGATTTGTACGCCGTCAAATGATTCAAATTTACCTGATTGGGAAATAGTTTTTTGAGAGAATATGACCAGCAACAAAAAGAATAAAAAATACCGTGATGACATTATGCTTTTATTTAAGAGATATATAGAAGCCCCGCCAAGATTGCTAACCCAAAACTTACTAAAGTACCTATTAAAATATACTCTGTTAGCTTTCTATTATTGCGCTCTTTAAGATCATTGAATCTAAAAACAGATTTCGCAGCTATTAATAAGCCAATAACTTCCCACCTGCCTATTACTATAAATATTAAAACGAATAGTCGTTCTATCATACCAATATACTTACCTGCATTTGGTAATGATTTGTGATCCGTCTCTATCTGATTAGACATTCCCTCTAAAATCATCCCCATTATAATTGCTGCCGGATAGGTTACAAAAACAATGGCAGTAACTAAATACCAGTCTAAATTTTCGAATAAAGATATAGTGTGAGTGTATAGATCTGTGTAAAAAGCACAGCAATATATGACTAGTATATGTAGGATCTGATCAATAAAAAACGGAATGCTTTTATTCTTAAATAAATCATTTGAATATAATTTCAATACATCAATGACAAAATGAGCTATGGTTATTATTAGGGCAATTTTCCAGAGAGACAAATCCCAAAGAAAAAGCATATATAAAGCAAAATGCAATAGCACGTGCAAGTATAGAAACTTAGATTTTATTTTATTCGATTGCTTGTGAAGTACCCATCTTGTAGGCTGCAAAACAAAATCTCCAATTAAATGAGCCAATACTAGTTTTATAAAAATCAACATATTTATTTACTGGTAATTAATTCTTTGTAATATGACAATACATCTAAAACCAAATCTAATCTTGCTCTTTTTAAACGCTGACTTACGGCAGACTGTTTAATACCTAATTGTTGTGCAATTTCTTTTTGTGAATAATGCGGATAGTCTAATGACAATGTTACTATTTCTGCAGAAACTACACTCCAATCATCCATAAAATCTAATGCTAAGCGTAACATTAAATTTAAAGTTCGATCATATGCTTTTTCTCCTGTTGCAATACTAAGATTTATTTTACTCTCTTTAAGTGTTTCGAAATTACGCCCAGAGCGCTGGTATGCAGGTCCGTTAGATTCGGTTACTCCTGTACCAATATAGGTTTCTAAACCTATACCAATACCCATTCTTACATCTAAACCTTTTATAGTCTTTAGCATTGCTTTTATACGAATAGCCGTAAATAATGCATTTTTTTCAGTAACCTTTAACTGAAATTCATCACCACGATATATCTCCCAGTTCATTGGCGAAGCACCAAATTGGTTAAAGTAATTCTTCAATAAATCGATCCATTGAGCACTAGGATGATTTTCAGAATTAATAATATCTCCGGTAATTATAGCTATCATGGTTATTAGTTAAAACGCTAATATATTAAATTATAAGCTAATTAGTTAATATTTTGTATTATTAGTGCAGTCATTAATACAGATAAATAAAAATTATTTAGAACCAACGCCTTGTTAAGATACAATAATCTTTAAAGGAACGCCCAAATTTATCTAAGAGAATTCTTTCTTCTGGAATAATCTGAAAACGGTTCATATAACCCACAAACCCAGCAGCGATCAGTGTATTGAAAGCATTTCCTAAAAACACACCTAAAGCTAAAAGTAAAAGAAGCAGCGCTAAATACATAGGGTTTCTAGAAAATTTAAAAATTCCGCCTACTACTAAATTAGAAGCTTTATCAGGTTTTGTTGGATCTATAGTTGTATTTGCTCTTTTAAATTGAAACAATGCCAATAAGGCTATTACAATACCAATACCAACTAAAATTTTGGCAAACAACATTCTCCCATAAAAATCAAAATAACCCATCGGCAAAAATTCTGCCAATAGATACATCATTAATCCGAAACACAAAAACACTAAAGCCGGCGGTACTTTTAACTCCATTTTATAAAATTACTACTTTTGCTGATGTAAATTGACAAACTAGATTTCAAAATGTTCCCATGAAGCTTGTATTCGCCACGCACAACCCAAACAAATTAAAAGAAATTCAGCAACTGGTACCATCATATATTGAACTAGTTAGTTTAGATATGATTGGATGTATGACCGATATACCCGAAACTGCCACCACCCTAGAGGGCAATGCTAGAATAAAAGCAGATTTTATAACAAATACGTATCAACTACCTTGCTTTGCAGATGACACAGGCCTCATTGTAGATTCTCTCAATGGTGAACCAGGCGTATATTCGGCAAGATATGCAGGTGCCGAAAATGATTCAAACGCTAATATGGACAAACTATTAGCTAACTTAAGTGATAAACAGAATAGAAATGCTTACTTCAATACTGTAATTGCCTTAAACTTAAACGGTAAAACCCATATATTTGACGGAAGCATACACGGCGAAATTATAGAAACAAAAAAGGGAGATAACGGATTTGGTTATGATCCTATCTTTCAACCAAAAGGTTATAAAAAAACTTTTGCGCAATTGCCCTTATCCATTAAAAACAAAATAAGCCATAGAGCTCTAGCATTTAAAAAATTGATTACCTATTTAAATAGTACTCATGATAAATAAAAAAGACAACGGTGAAACTGTAGTAGTATCAGTAGCATCAGAACGAGCAGAAGCTATTGGCGGTGTACTAATAGCTTTATTTGCCGCGCTTATGGCAATATCACAAATGGTGAATGGCGAATTAGAAGAAGAAATGATGATTGCCCACAACAATGTAGTGAGCTATTCTAGCTGGTACCAGTCTAAAAGTATTAAAGAAAGCTTGAAAGAAAGTGAACTAGATTATTTAAGTACTTTAATTGAAAGCGGTATTGTAAAGGAAGAAAACAGACCGGTAATAGAACAAAGAATAGCTATTGTAAAAGATAAAATAGTAAAGTACGAATCAGAAAAAACAGAAATCTTACTAGGGTCTGAGCATGTAGGTAAAGAAAACTGGGTTCAAGACATAGAGGGGGAAATGGGAATTATTACCGGAGTTAAACAATGGGAAAAATTGACCCGAACCTATGATTACGCGACCAAAAAATTTGACTATGCATTACTATTTTTTCAAATATGTATTGTACTTGGCGCCGTTTGTATCATTATTTATGACAGCCCAGTGCTACAAAAAGGGCTAATTGTGCTTATGATTATCTTTGGAATTTCGGGTACATTCCTATCTATATATGGCTATACGCTAGCTCCGTAATATTACTTTCTAATAAATTATTCTGATTCAATTATTAGCAGTACCTTTGCCGCTTAATTAACGCCGCTGGTATAGCATGTGTTGCCCTGAGTCTAAATAGGTTATATACGATAATCGCTCTATGCAACATTCATATTTGCGATTTAGTATACATATTTATGACAAAGTTTGAAGCACTGGGACTGCAGAAGTCCTTATTAGATGCTATTACTGATATGGGTTTTGAAACCCCATCAGAAGTTCAAGAAAAAGCAATCCCAATTTTACTGGAAGGTGAAACCGATCTAGTTGCCTTAGCGCAAACAGGTACAGGTAAAACTGCCGCATTCGGTTTTCCATTAATTCAAAAAATTGATAGTAATAGTAGAACCACACAAGGTTTAATATTATCACCAACTCGTGAGCTATGCTTACAGATTACGAAAGAAATGCAAGCGTATTCAAAATACGAACGTAATATCAATGTAGTTGCCATTTATGGTGGTGCAAGTATTACAGACCAAGCAAGACAGATTAAAAGAGGTGCGCAAATTATTGTTGCAACGCCTGGTCGTATGAAAGATATGATCAGTAGACGTCTTGTTGATATCTCTAATATAGATTATTGTATTTTAGATGAGGCAGATGAAATGCTGAACATGGGCTTTATGGAAGATATCAAAGATATTCTTTCTGGTACGCCTGATGAAAAATCTACATGGTTGTTCTCTGCAACTATGCCTAGAGAAGTAGCTACTATTGCTAAAAAATTCATGCATTCTCCACAAGAAATTACAGTGGGTGCAAAAAACTCTGGAGCATCAACCGTACAACATGAATATTATGTTGTTGGTGGTAGAGATCGTTACCCAGCTTTAAAAAGATTAGCAGATACAAACCCAGATATATTTTCAGTTATTTTCTGTAGAACAAAACGTGATACTCAAAAAGTTGCCGAAAATTTAATCGAAGACGGCTACAATGCAGGGGCTTTACATGGAGATTTAAGCCAAAACCAAAGAGATTTGGTGATGAACTCTTTTCGTAAAAGACAAATTCAAATGCTTGTAGCAACTGATGTTGCTGCGCGTGGTATTGATGTTGATGACATTACACATGTTATTAATTACCAATTACCAGATGAAATTGAGACGTATACCCACCGTAGTGGTAGAACAGGTAGAGCTGGTAAATCTGGTATATCTATGGTTCTTGTTACTCGTGGTGAACAACGCAAGATAAAGGCCATAGAGAACAAAATCAATCAAAAATTTGAATTGAAAAAAGTTCCTTCGGGAATGGAAATCTGTGGTATTCAATTACATCACTTAGCCAATAAAATAAAAGATACTGAGACTAATTCTGATGTTGACCCTTATTTACCTGAAATCAACGAGATACTAGAAGGTATTGACCGTGAGGAATTAATAAAGAAATTAATTTCTGCCGAATTTACAAGGTTCTCTAACTACTATAACAAGTCTAAAGATTTAAATTCTTCTGACAGCGGTAGAGATAGAGAAAGAAGCGATGGCCGAAGAGGTGGTGAAATACCAACTAGTGGTGCTGTTCGTTACTTCATAAACGTTGGTGAAAAAGATGGTTATGATTGGATGTCACTTAAAGACTTCATTAGAGATACAGTAGGACTTGGACAAGAAGATGTCTTTAAAGTTGATGTTAAGGAAAGTTTTTCATTCTTTAATACTGAAAGTGAATCTACACAACAAATTCTTGAAAAATTTACAGAGTTTAAAGTTGACGGAAGATTTGTTAATGTAGAAGTTTCTAAAAACCCCGGCGGTGGCGGTGGTGGAAATCGCAGAAGCGGTGGAAGCGGCGGTGGCTTCAGAGGAAAAAGAAGCAGCGGTGGCGGAAGAAGAGATGATGACCGCGGCGGAAGAGGAAGAAAAGAAGGTAGCTCTGAGTCTAAAGGCAGAAGACGTGACCGTAGTGAATCTAGCAGTCCTAACTCCGGAAAAAGACGTAGTACCAAAAGAAAGGGAGATTTCTTTTAGTTAATTGTATATTAAAAATACGCTTCGGCGTATTTTTTTTGTTTTGTTTGCAACTTAATTATGCTGTCAGTACAATGAAATACTTATTATCGCTTATACTTATTTTTCTTTCACTAATAGGTTTCTCTCAAGAAACAGAAGAAGGTCAACGCCTTAGTGCTGTTGTTATAAACGCCCAATCTGATGAACCCCTTGAGAGCGTACACGTTGTTAACTTGAACCAAGTTTTTGGAACAATTACCAATGAAAATGGCGAATTTTCAATTACCGCAGCAGTAAATGACACCTTATATTTTTCTTTTCTAGGATTTAAATCACAGAAAATTAGAGTAACCAATGATATGTTCAAATTTGAAAATACAGAAATAGCACTGACAGAGCTTGCTTATGCTCTAGAAGAAGTTATTGTTAGACCTTATCAGCTAACCGGGTACTTAGAAATCGACGTAAAGAACCTTCCAATAAACAATGCCTACCAATATAGTATATCTGGCTTAGGCGTTAGCTATGAAGGTGGTAATAAAAACCCTAGCGCTGTCACAAAAGTATTGGGTGCCATTCTAAACCCAGCAGATTTGTTGCGTAACCTCTTTGGTAAAAAACCTGCGCAAATGCGTAAGCTTAGACAAATGAGAGAAGACGATGATATTCGCAACCTACTTGCTTCTAAATTTGATAGAGAAACACTTACAGAATTCCTTCAATTAGAAAAAGTTGATATTCAAGATATTCTAAATAACTGCAATTACTCCAAATCTTTTATCACTACAGCCAATGATCTTCAGATACTTGACGCCATTAGCAGCTGTTATGAAGAGTATAAAGTTTTAAATAGAAAGAAATAATATTTCTTAAAGTGAAATCCTTGTTATAGTTTTATTGCAAATAACAGGGAAATGAAAAACGTATTCTTACTAGGGCTATTATCTATAGCATTGATTTCTTGCCAACCAAAGAGCAAAGAAAAATCAGAAACTATTGCTGTAGTTAAAGATTCAATTGAAACCCCTAAAAAGAATCCCAATTTTCAATGGGAAGCCGCTACCGTTTATTTTCTTCTCACAGACCGATTCAATAACGGAAATACAGCTAACGATCTAAATTTTGAGCGTGACGAAGAAACCGGAGAGCTCAGAGGTTTTTTAGGCGGAGATATTCAAGGCATAACAAAAAAAATCAAAGACGGATATTTCACAGACCTTGGCGTAAATGCTATTTGGTTCACTCCCGTTGTTGAACAAATTCATGGCGCTACAGATGAAGGTACTGGCAATACGTATGGTTATCATGGGTATTGGGCAAAAGACTGGACAGCTCTTGATCCTAATTTTGGAACCGATAAAGACTTAGATACACTAATAAAAACCGCCCATGAAAATGGGATTCGTATTTTATTAGATGTTGTTTTAAACCATACAGGTCCTATCACCGAAAAAGATCCTGTTTGGCCAGAAGAATGGGTACGCACCTCTCCTACTTGTGAATTTACTACATATGAGAATACTACTGCCTGTACATTGGTTGCGAATCTACCTGATATTTTAACCGAATCTGATGCTACTGTAAATTTACCAGATGCCCTTCTAGCAAAATGGAAAAGCGAAGGTAGACTTAGCCAAGAACTAGATGAACTAGAATTATTTTTTGACCGTACCGGCTACCCCAGAGCACCTCGCTTTTATATAATTAAATGGCTAACCGATTACGTTAATAAATATGGTGTTGACGGATTTAGAGTTGATACAGTTAAACATGCCAATGAAAATTCATGGGCAGAATTATACAAAGAAGCATCTTTTGCTTTTGAACTTTGGAAAAAGAAGAATAGTGATAAGGTATTAGACGACAACCCTTTCTACATGGTTGGTGAAGTTTATAATTACGGAATTTCTGGCGGACAAGAATTTGACCTTGGTGATAAAAAAGTAAACTATTTCGATAACGGATTTAAAAGCCTTATCAATTTCGAATTAAAGACGGATGCCCAAAAGGATTACGAAACTATTTTTACCAAGTACAGCAAACTACTACATACTACTTTCAAAGATAAAAGTGTATTAAATTACCTTACTTCTCATGACGACGGTCAACCTTTTGACCAAGAAAGAGCTGACCCTAAAAGAGCTGCAAATGTATTATTGCTTACGCCTGGTGCTTCTCAAATTTATTATGGTGATGAAACTGCTCGTAGTCTAGTGATAGAAGGGACACAAGGAGATGCTACGTTACGTTCGTTTATGAATTGGAATGAGTTAGATAGTTTACCACAAACAAAAGAAACTTTAAGCTATTGGCAGAAATTAGGAACTTTTAGAAATGACCACCCATCTATAGGTGCTGGTATTCATAAAAGAATTTCGAAAGCTCCATATGTTTTTAGCAGACACTTCACCAAAGAGGATTATGTGGATAAAGTAGTTATCGCTTTAGATGCACCAAAGGGAAAAAAATCTATTTCAGTAAAAGGTATTTTTGGTGATGGCACAAAATTATACGATCGCTTTTCTGGAACTGAAGTAACAGTTGACAAAAACAAAGTTATACTAGATAATGATTTTGACGTTGTCTTGTTAGAACTTAATAATTAAGACACCTAATTAATATCAGGCATTAGAATGTACCGCAATTCTATTGCCTTCGGTATCTTTTAAAAGTCCCATAAATCCGTGTCCGTCACCTATTTCGGTTTTGGGCTGTAATACTTGTCCGCCTGCGGCATGAACTTTACCTAAAACTATAGCTGCATCGTCACATGCTAAATAAACCAATACTCCAGTTGTTAAACTAGGAACATATTGGTCATGCTGAACCAAAGCGCCATTTGCCTGACCAACAACTTGTTTATCTGGAAACAGACCCATTACAAATTCTCCAAAATTATTGACTGTAATGGTTACATCTAAAATAGATTCATAGAACTTCTGTGCTCGCTCCATATTTGCGACGGGTATTTCATACCATGCTATCATAACTAACTATTTAAATTATGTTTAAGATTCTGTAATCCTTGTTCAAAGTCTTTACCAACCATTTTATCCATTGACATAAAAAGCATCATAATACTCATAGGAAATTTGTTCTTTCCAGTAAAACCCCATGTCACTTTACTTTTATTTACTTCATGTTCTTCAAGAGTCATATAACAATCAGATTGCGACTTGTAGGGTTTTAAGAAACGTAAATCTTGTTCAATTCGTTCACCTTCTACAATTCTAGTAATTTCTTGTTCCCCTTCACCTACTTCCTTATTTCCGTTCCAATGGCTAGTAGCACCTACTTCACCATCAATCCCGGTAAAAGTAAGTACCATATCAGGGTCTTTTCTTGCCCATGGCGACCATTCTTGCTGTTTCTTTAAAAACTTCAAATGACTCCAAACTTTTTCTGGCGAATGTTCTAATTCTATACTTCTAGAAACTTGATAACTTTTGGGAGCTATTAATGCCAGTAAAATAACTAAGATTAGAACTATTGCAATAATCATGAATACGGTATACATCGGTCATCTAATTAATTGTTGACTAACAAGTTAGTTAAAATTTAATTATCAGACTTATATCTTTCTAGAATGTCATCGATACTTTTTATTGACTTCTTTGTCCAATCTAACCGTCTTTCTAGCATTTCTTCATCTGTCAATTCCCAATCTACATTTGAAGCTTTCAATTGGGTCGTTAAATGCTGAAGTATAATCGCGGCAGAAACAGAAATATTAAGACTCTCGGTAAATCCTACCATTGGTATTTTTATAAAGGCATCTGCGTTTTCTAAAACATAATCGCTTAATCCATTTTTCTCCGTCCCAAAAAACAAAGCCGTTTTACTGTCCAATTTAAAATCTTGTAATAGCGAGCTATCTGCATGCGGACTGGTAGCTACGATTTTGTATCCTTTTTCTCGTAACGAATCAATTACTTGTTTTGAATTTTGATACCGTTTTATATCTACCCATTTCTGCGCGCCCATGGCAATTTCCTCATCTAAATGTTGACCGTTTCTATCCTCTATTAAATGCGCAGTCTGAACACCAAAAGATTCACAACTTCTTACCACTGCACTAGTATTGTGCATTTGAAATACATCTTCTACCGCTACAGTCAAGTAATTTGTGCGTTCAGCCAATATATCAACAAAACGCTGTTTTCTATTTTCTGAAATAAATTCTTCTAAATACTCTAAAAGGTTCACATCAATCATGCCCCCAAGATAAGAAAAGTATATTTTTATAAATATTATTAAAAGCTCATGAAGAACATTGTTGTATTAACGGGTGCCGGAATTTCTGCTGAAAGCGGATTAAAAACGTTTAGAGATGCTAATGGTCTATGGGAAGGGCATGATGTTATGGAGGTTGCCACACCAGAAGGATTTCAAAATAATCCGGAATTGGTATTAGAGTTTTACAATCAAAGAAGAAGGCAGTTGCTAACCGTTGAACCTAATGCTGCGCACAAGGCATTGGTCGCTCTAGAAGCCCATTTCAATGTTCAAATTATAACTCAAAATGTAGATGATTTACATGAGCGTGCCGGTAGTTCTCAAGTTCTACATCTTCATGGCGAATTATTAAAATCAAGAAGTAGTAATTCTACCCATGAATTTTTTGATTGTAAGCAAGATATTTTACTGGGTGACACCTGTAAAAATGGACATCAAATTAGACCGCACATTGTTTGGTTTGGCGAAGCTGTACCATTATTAGAAGAAGCTATAGCTATTACCGAAAAAGCCGACTATTTAATTATCATAGGTACTTCTATGCAAGTATACCCAGCGGCAAGTCTAATCGATTTTGTAAATTTTTCTACACCAATATATTTTATTGACCCAAAGCCAGCGATAACTAATTCTCAAAAAAGTAATTTGACAATTATTACCGAAACCGCAGTAGCCGGAACTCCTACTTTGGTTGCTTCCCTAATTGATAAATAATACGGGTTTGCCTTACCCACTCTACCAATTTATTAACTTCATTGGCCGTAAGCTCTGTATCTTTATGTAACAAGGTGTATTGAGATAATGGCATGTTTCCATCAACGACTTCCTCTTCTATCTCTGCTAATAAATGATCTTTTTTATCTAAAGAATAATTTTCCCATTCAGAAAAATTTAAATGTTCCTTGCCTTCCTTAACGTGATCGGCCAGCAAAAATGAAACCGGAGCAATGTTATTATACCACGGGTAATCTGTATTGTTGCTATGACAATCGTAACAAGAAGTTTCAAAAATATTCTTAAGTTCTGGCGATGGGTTCGTCTGCTTTATAAAAGCTTCTGTATGGTTACCTGTAGCAATATTTTTTGTAGGACTGAAAAACTGTATAGCAACAAACACTAAAACAACACCTAGGCTAATTTTTTTTAGTAATTTCATATTTGGGGGAAATGAAAATTAAAGATACAATTTTATGAATAAGGAAGAACTTTATGAAGCATTGAATTATGTAAGCGCTTCTAGAGAAAACCGAATTAAAATGGCATTTAAAATTGAAGATAATCCTCATTTAATTCCTATTCTTATTGAGATAATCAAAAATGATATAGATCCCATATCATGTAAGGCTGGTTGGGTTTTAGAAAGTATTTCGAAAATAAATCTAATACCAATTATAACAAACCTTGATGTATTCATCGATTCGTTAAAACATATTTCATTAGAATCATCTGTTCGCCCGGCTTCAAAAATTTGTCAGTTATTGGTGATAAACGAATTTTCTAAAAAGCCTGAAAAACTAAAACAAAAGTTGACAACAAAACATTTAAACACCATTACTGAAGCTGCTTTTGACTGGCTCATAGGTGATTATAAAGTTGCCCCAAAAGCATACTCAATGACCACTCTTCTTTTAATAGGTAGAAAAATAAGTTGGATCCATCCAGAATTACAACAAATACTTAAACAAAACTACGAGAGCGGTAGCGCTGCATACAAGGCAAGAGCCAGAATGACCTTAAAAGTTCTAGAAAAAAAGTAGCACATTTAAGAACCTTGGAAAATTGTTCATTAAATCATTGTATTTGACCATAACTTAAAGTACTTATGGTTTTAAACTTTGATACGATTAGGTATATTTGCCCCTTATTAATTTAACCAATCATTATGTCTCTTAATGCACTAAATGCCATTTCACCAATTGACGGTCGTTATAGCTCTAAAACCAAATCTTTATCTGCTTACTTCTCTGAAGAAGCACTAATAAAATATAGAGTTAGAGTAGAAATAGAGTACTTTATTGCACTTTGTGAAATTCCTTTACCACAACTTTCTTCTTTTGATACGTCAAAATTTGATACCCTTAGAGATATTTACCTTAATTTTTCTACTGAAGACGCCGAAGAAATTAAAGAGATAGAGAGAACTACCAATCATGATGTTAAGGCGGTTGAATACTTTATTAAAAAAGCTTTCGATACTTTAAATTTATCAGAATATAAAGAGTTCATCCATTTCGGGTTAACTTCTCAAGACATTAATAATACAGCTATTCCGCTTTCTATTAAGGAAGCAATGAATGATGTTTATGTACCTCAATACTTTGAATTGTTAGAGAAACTTGATGTTCTTACTTTAGAATGGTCAGACATTCCTATGTTGGCAAGAACACACGGTCAACCAGCATCTCCTACCCGATTAGGAAAAGAAATTATGGTTTTCGTAGTTCGTTTAAAAGAGCAGTTCAATTTATTAAACGATATACCAAGTGCAGCCAAATTTGGTGGAGCAACAGGTAATTTCAACGCACATTTAGTAGCCTACCCTAGTATTGATTGGAGAGCCTTTGGTCAAAAATTTGTTCAAGAAAAATTAGGTCTTCAACATTCATTTCCTACAACGCAGATTGAGCATTATGATCACTTAGCAGCTTTGTTCGATGGTCTTAAACGCATCAATACTATTATATTAGACCTTGATCGCGATTTTTGGACATACGTATCAATGGACTATTTCAAACAAAAAATTAAAGCAGGTGAGGTTGGTTCATCAGCTATGCCACATAAAGTTAACCCTATAGATTTTGAAAATTCTGAAGGAAATCT
Above is a window of Maribacter aquivivus DNA encoding:
- a CDS encoding adenylosuccinate lyase; this encodes MNKEELYEALNYVSASRENRIKMAFKIEDNPHLIPILIEIIKNDIDPISCKAGWVLESISKINLIPIITNLDVFIDSLKHISLESSVRPASKICQLLVINEFSKKPEKLKQKLTTKHLNTITEAAFDWLIGDYKVAPKAYSMTTLLLIGRKISWIHPELQQILKQNYESGSAAYKARARMTLKVLEKK
- a CDS encoding SIR2 family NAD-dependent protein deacylase, translating into MKNIVVLTGAGISAESGLKTFRDANGLWEGHDVMEVATPEGFQNNPELVLEFYNQRRRQLLTVEPNAAHKALVALEAHFNVQIITQNVDDLHERAGSSQVLHLHGELLKSRSSNSTHEFFDCKQDILLGDTCKNGHQIRPHIVWFGEAVPLLEEAIAITEKADYLIIIGTSMQVYPAASLIDFVNFSTPIYFIDPKPAITNSQKSNLTIITETAVAGTPTLVASLIDK
- a CDS encoding TrmH family RNA methyltransferase, producing the protein MIDVNLLEYLEEFISENRKQRFVDILAERTNYLTVAVEDVFQMHNTSAVVRSCESFGVQTAHLIEDRNGQHLDEEIAMGAQKWVDIKRYQNSKQVIDSLREKGYKIVATSPHADSSLLQDFKLDSKTALFFGTEKNGLSDYVLENADAFIKIPMVGFTESLNISVSAAIILQHLTTQLKASNVDWELTDEEMLERRLDWTKKSIKSIDDILERYKSDN
- the purB gene encoding adenylosuccinate lyase, with translation MSLNALNAISPIDGRYSSKTKSLSAYFSEEALIKYRVRVEIEYFIALCEIPLPQLSSFDTSKFDTLRDIYLNFSTEDAEEIKEIERTTNHDVKAVEYFIKKAFDTLNLSEYKEFIHFGLTSQDINNTAIPLSIKEAMNDVYVPQYFELLEKLDVLTLEWSDIPMLARTHGQPASPTRLGKEIMVFVVRLKEQFNLLNDIPSAAKFGGATGNFNAHLVAYPSIDWRAFGQKFVQEKLGLQHSFPTTQIEHYDHLAALFDGLKRINTIILDLDRDFWTYVSMDYFKQKIKAGEVGSSAMPHKVNPIDFENSEGNLGLANAIFVHLSAKLPVSRLQRDLTDSTVLRNVGVPFAHTIIAFQSTLKGLNKLLLNKEKFEQDLENNWAVVAEAIQTILRRESYPNPYEALKGLTRTNEKINKDSIANFIDTLEVSDEIKKELKQISPSNYTGI
- a CDS encoding heme-binding domain-containing protein, translating into MKLLKKISLGVVLVFVAIQFFSPTKNIATGNHTEAFIKQTNPSPELKNIFETSCYDCHSNNTDYPWYNNIAPVSFLLADHVKEGKEHLNFSEWENYSLDKKDHLLAEIEEEVVDGNMPLSQYTLLHKDTELTANEVNKLVEWVRQTRIIYQLGKQPK
- a CDS encoding VOC family protein; its protein translation is MIAWYEIPVANMERAQKFYESILDVTITVNNFGEFVMGLFPDKQVVGQANGALVQHDQYVPSLTTGVLVYLACDDAAIVLGKVHAAGGQVLQPKTEIGDGHGFMGLLKDTEGNRIAVHSNA
- a CDS encoding alpha-amylase family glycosyl hydrolase; this encodes MKNVFLLGLLSIALISCQPKSKEKSETIAVVKDSIETPKKNPNFQWEAATVYFLLTDRFNNGNTANDLNFERDEETGELRGFLGGDIQGITKKIKDGYFTDLGVNAIWFTPVVEQIHGATDEGTGNTYGYHGYWAKDWTALDPNFGTDKDLDTLIKTAHENGIRILLDVVLNHTGPITEKDPVWPEEWVRTSPTCEFTTYENTTACTLVANLPDILTESDATVNLPDALLAKWKSEGRLSQELDELELFFDRTGYPRAPRFYIIKWLTDYVNKYGVDGFRVDTVKHANENSWAELYKEASFAFELWKKKNSDKVLDDNPFYMVGEVYNYGISGGQEFDLGDKKVNYFDNGFKSLINFELKTDAQKDYETIFTKYSKLLHTTFKDKSVLNYLTSHDDGQPFDQERADPKRAANVLLLTPGASQIYYGDETARSLVIEGTQGDATLRSFMNWNELDSLPQTKETLSYWQKLGTFRNDHPSIGAGIHKRISKAPYVFSRHFTKEDYVDKVVIALDAPKGKKSISVKGIFGDGTKLYDRFSGTEVTVDKNKVILDNDFDVVLLELNN
- a CDS encoding SRPBCC family protein, with product MYTVFMIIAIVLILVILLALIAPKSYQVSRSIELEHSPEKVWSHLKFLKKQQEWSPWARKDPDMVLTFTGIDGEVGATSHWNGNKEVGEGEQEITRIVEGERIEQDLRFLKPYKSQSDCYMTLEEHEVNKSKVTWGFTGKNKFPMSIMMLFMSMDKMVGKDFEQGLQNLKHNLNS